One genomic window of Anaplasma centrale str. Israel includes the following:
- the mraY gene encoding phospho-N-acetylmuramoyl-pentapeptide-transferase encodes MAPYIIVALQNVQKGRHPIRGCLPAAHVAQKRGVPSMGGIIILLPCVLSTAVFGDLHSQDIWVILATLAPFAILGGVDDYLKFTKQDTKGVGLGVKLFAQLFMTSAALIFLSHNSSDFTSTHIFSKDLIDLGWVYVPFAYIVVVGSSNSVNLTDGLDGLAIVPVMTSATALGITGHLSLQLGTEAIGATNANIPIFCAALVGSALSFLWFNAHPAKVFMGDLGSLSIGASLGLMSVMLKCELIYAIAGSVFVAEALSTMAQVAYCRLTKGRKIFLVAPVHHHFEKAGLKEATIVTRAWVIAVVSFVISLAVIIYVHR; translated from the coding sequence ATGGCACCCTATATCATAGTTGCACTGCAAAATGTTCAAAAAGGGAGGCATCCCATTCGTGGCTGTCTTCCCGCAGCACATGTTGCCCAGAAAAGAGGTGTGCCGTCTATGGGTGGTATCATCATACTCTTGCCATGTGTATTATCCACAGCAGTATTTGGTGATCTGCACAGTCAGGACATCTGGGTGATACTGGCAACCTTGGCACCTTTCGCTATACTTGGCGGAGTGGATGATTACTTGAAGTTTACCAAACAAGACACTAAAGGTGTAGGCCTGGGGGTAAAGTTATTTGCCCAGTTGTTCATGACATCTGCTGCGCTTATTTTTCTCTCGCACAATTCCAGTGACTTCACAAGTACGCACATATTTTCCAAAGATCTGATAGACCTGGGGTGGGTGTATGTGCCTTTTGCATACATTGTTGTTGTGGGATCATCAAATTCTGTAAACCTGACAGATGGGCTTGACGGGCTCGCGATTGTGCCGGTTATGACTTCCGCCACAGCCTTGGGAATTACAGGGCATCTGTCGCTGCAGCTTGGCACAGAAGCCATAGGTGCGACTAATGCGAACATACCAATATTCTGCGCGGCACTCGTGGGCAGCGCATTGAGTTTTTTGTGGTTTAACGCACATCCAGCCAAGGTATTCATGGGAGACCTAGGTAGCTTGTCTATTGGAGCGTCACTAGGGCTCATGAGTGTAATGCTAAAGTGTGAGTTGATCTACGCAATCGCGGGCTCTGTATTTGTTGCAGAAGCGCTTTCTACCATGGCACAAGTGGCTTATTGCAGGCTTACAAAGGGGCGCAAAATTTTTCTAGTAGCACCTGTACATCACCACTTCGAAAAGGCAGGCCTAAAAGAGGCTACTATAGTGACTAGAGCGTGGGTTATTGCTGTGGTCTCATTTGTGATATCCCTCGCAGTGATTATTTATGTTCATCGTTAG